One genomic region from Sphingobacteriales bacterium encodes:
- the rfbB gene encoding dTDP-glucose 4,6-dehydratase, which translates to MKTILITGGAGFIGSHVVRLFVNKYPDYNIVNLDKLTYAGNLENLRDIEDKPNYTFEKIDIVDAEHVRNLFCKYAFDGVIHLAAESHVDRSILNPLEFIMTNVVGTVNLLNAARESWKGNFEGKIFYHVSTDEVYGSLGETGLFTEETSYDPRSPYSASKASSDHFVRAYNNTYDLPVVISNCSNNYGSYQFPEKLIPLFINNISNNQSLPVYGKGDYTRDWLFVEDHAVAIDVIYHKGKVGETYNIGGFNEWQNIDLIRLLCRIMDHKLNRPEGTSEQLITYVKDRPGHDKRYAIDASKLENELGWKPSLVFEDGLKKTVDWYLANEEWLKHVTSGEYLNYYKKQYELA; encoded by the coding sequence ATGAAGACAATTTTGATTACCGGAGGAGCAGGATTTATCGGGTCACACGTTGTGAGGCTGTTTGTCAATAAATATCCGGATTACAACATTGTGAATCTGGATAAGCTGACTTATGCAGGGAATCTTGAAAACCTGAGGGATATCGAGGACAAACCCAATTATACGTTTGAGAAAATTGATATCGTGGATGCGGAGCACGTCAGGAATCTGTTCTGTAAATATGCATTTGACGGCGTTATCCATCTGGCAGCAGAATCGCATGTAGACAGGTCTATCCTGAATCCGCTTGAATTTATCATGACGAACGTGGTGGGGACGGTTAATTTGCTGAATGCAGCCAGGGAAAGCTGGAAAGGAAATTTTGAAGGAAAAATATTTTACCATGTTTCCACGGATGAAGTTTATGGCAGTTTGGGTGAAACAGGATTATTTACAGAAGAAACATCCTATGACCCACGTTCGCCGTATTCTGCGTCAAAAGCCAGTTCCGACCATTTTGTAAGAGCGTATAACAATACTTATGATTTGCCTGTGGTTATTTCCAATTGTTCCAATAATTACGGCTCCTATCAGTTTCCGGAAAAATTGATACCGCTATTCATCAATAATATCAGTAACAACCAATCTCTTCCGGTATATGGCAAAGGTGATTATACCAGAGACTGGTTGTTTGTAGAGGATCATGCTGTCGCGATTGATGTTATCTACCACAAAGGAAAGGTAGGGGAGACCTACAATATCGGCGGATTTAACGAATGGCAGAATATCGACCTGATAAGGTTGCTGTGTAGGATAATGGATCATAAGCTGAACCGTCCGGAGGGTACTTCTGAGCAGTTGATAACTTATGTAAAAGACAGACCAGGACACGATAAGCGATATGCCATAGATGCATCCAAACTGGAGAACGAACTCGGCTGGAAGCCGTCATTGGTCTTTGAAGATGGGCTGAAAAAAACGGTCGACTGGTATTTGGCAAATGAAGAATGGCTGAAGCATGTTACATCCGGCGAGTATCTGAATTATTATAAAAAACAATACGAATTGGCTTGA
- the ubiE gene encoding bifunctional demethylmenaquinone methyltransferase/2-methoxy-6-polyprenyl-1,4-benzoquinol methylase UbiE yields the protein MFNNVAGTYDFLNHFFSMGIDKLWRRKLVKLIGTTQPKKILDVATGTADLAIAETQLHPEQIIGIDISEKMLEVGKKKIKPYPNISLQLGDSENLQFKEGTFDAVSVSFGVRNFENVPKGLAEMRRVLKPGGKVFILEFSKPTNWFFKKLYYFYFCNVLPFIGKLVSKDASAYSYLPESVRLFADGEEFAALLQDAGYKNITCTPLTFGISTIYIAEK from the coding sequence ATGTTTAATAACGTGGCTGGCACTTATGACTTCCTGAACCATTTTTTTTCCATGGGCATAGACAAGCTGTGGAGACGAAAACTGGTAAAATTAATCGGCACCACACAGCCTAAGAAAATCCTGGACGTAGCTACCGGTACCGCTGACTTAGCGATAGCCGAAACCCAACTTCATCCGGAGCAGATTATTGGAATAGATATTTCAGAAAAGATGCTGGAAGTAGGGAAAAAAAAGATTAAGCCATATCCGAACATATCCCTTCAGTTAGGTGACAGCGAAAACCTGCAGTTTAAAGAGGGCACATTTGATGCGGTGAGTGTATCGTTTGGCGTTCGCAATTTTGAAAATGTACCCAAAGGGCTCGCAGAAATGCGCAGAGTGCTGAAGCCCGGCGGCAAAGTGTTTATCCTGGAATTTTCAAAACCTACCAATTGGTTTTTTAAAAAGCTATACTATTTTTATTTTTGCAACGTTTTACCTTTTATCGGCAAGTTGGTCTCGAAAGATGCCAGCGCATACAGCTATTTGCCGGAAAGTGTCAGACTATTCGCGGATGGAGAAGAATTTGCGGCACTTTTACAGGATGCCGGCTATAAAAACATTACATGTACACCACTGACCTTTGGCATAAGCACCATATACATTGCAGAAAAATAA
- a CDS encoding AAA family ATPase, whose protein sequence is MNQKPFVIGISGGSGSGKTTFVKELARSFSPDQVCILSQDNYYKPREEQVTDANNEKNFDLPESFREREYHKDVLRLLNGEEVVLKEYTYNNPDAEPGLVTYKAAPVIVIEGIFVFHFADVSSLMDLKIFIDADEHIKLIRRIQRDKIERNYPLEDVLYRYQHHVFPSYQKYILPYKSECDIVVNNNISFEDAMNALRLSINEKLDETVSGI, encoded by the coding sequence ATGAACCAAAAACCATTCGTTATTGGAATATCCGGAGGCAGCGGCAGCGGCAAGACCACTTTTGTCAAAGAATTAGCCCGCAGTTTCTCACCGGATCAGGTATGTATTCTCAGTCAGGACAATTATTATAAGCCGAGGGAAGAACAGGTGACGGATGCCAATAACGAGAAGAATTTCGATTTGCCGGAATCCTTCAGGGAGCGGGAGTACCATAAGGATGTCCTCCGGTTATTGAACGGTGAAGAGGTAGTTTTAAAAGAATATACCTACAACAATCCGGATGCAGAACCCGGCCTGGTGACCTATAAGGCCGCTCCTGTAATTGTTATTGAAGGTATTTTTGTTTTCCATTTTGCGGATGTGTCCAGCCTGATGGATTTAAAGATTTTCATCGATGCGGATGAACATATCAAACTTATCCGACGCATACAACGTGATAAGATTGAACGCAATTACCCGCTTGAAGATGTCTTATACCGTTATCAGCACCATGTTTTTCCGTCTTACCAGAAATATATCCTGCCTTACAAATCCGAATGTGATATTGTCGTCAATAACAATATCAGCTTTGAAGATGCCATGAATGCTTTGAGGCTGTCTATTAATGAGAAACTGGATGAAACCGTTTCGGGAATATGA
- the folD gene encoding bifunctional methylenetetrahydrofolate dehydrogenase/methenyltetrahydrofolate cyclohydrolase FolD, with product MQLLDGKKTAKDIRTEIAAEVKQLKLSGKKTPHLAAVLVGDDGASQTYVNSKVKSCEEVGFKSTLVKLKNDITENELITQINLLNNDDSVDGFIVQLPLPKHISEEKIILSIAPEKDVDGFHPMNVGRMTLNLPCYVSATPKGILELLKRYDIETEGKHCVIIGRSNIVGLPMSILMARKGKTGNCTVTLCHSKTQNLKEETRRADIIIAALGKPEFLKADMVKEGAVVIDVGITRIEDKTKKSGYKLLGDVAFEEVSKKCSYITPVPGGVGLMTVVSLLQNTLSAAKEEYYRKALNFSVDDI from the coding sequence ATGCAACTATTAGACGGCAAAAAAACAGCAAAAGACATCAGAACGGAAATTGCGGCGGAAGTGAAACAGTTGAAACTAAGCGGTAAAAAAACGCCCCACCTGGCGGCTGTCTTGGTAGGGGACGACGGTGCCAGTCAGACCTATGTGAACAGCAAGGTAAAATCCTGTGAGGAAGTGGGTTTCAAGTCAACACTGGTAAAATTGAAAAATGATATCACCGAAAATGAATTGATTACGCAAATCAATTTACTGAACAACGACGATTCGGTGGATGGTTTCATTGTGCAATTACCTTTACCAAAACATATCAGCGAAGAAAAAATCATATTAAGCATTGCACCGGAGAAAGATGTGGACGGATTCCATCCCATGAATGTGGGCAGAATGACATTGAACCTTCCTTGTTATGTCTCCGCAACACCGAAAGGTATATTAGAACTGCTGAAACGCTATGATATCGAAACAGAAGGAAAGCATTGTGTCATCATTGGCAGAAGCAATATTGTTGGCTTACCCATGAGTATTTTAATGGCCAGAAAAGGTAAAACCGGCAATTGTACCGTTACCCTTTGCCATTCGAAGACTCAAAACCTGAAAGAAGAGACACGAAGGGCGGATATCATCATCGCCGCTTTGGGTAAACCTGAGTTTTTAAAAGCGGACATGGTCAAAGAGGGCGCTGTGGTGATTGATGTCGGCATTACGCGGATAGAAGATAAAACCAAAAAATCCGGCTACAAGCTGCTGGGCGACGTGGCTTTTGAAGAAGTCAGCAAAAAGTGCAGTTATATCACACCGGTACCGGGTGGTGTGGGTTTAATGACAGTAGTCTCCCTGCTGCAAAATACATTAAGTGCGGCAAAAGAAGAATATTACCGGAAAGCTTTGAATTTCAGTGTGGATGATATCTGA
- a CDS encoding YihA family ribosome biogenesis GTP-binding protein, which translates to MIQTAKFIGSFPKSDDCPDTDYPEFAFIGRSNVGKSSLINLLTNRRELAKVSQTPGKTQAINLFLIDESWQLVDLPGYGYARVSKTTREVFSKMIKYYLQNRRQLINVFVLVDASISPQKIDLDFINWLGEQGIPFSVVFTKSDKEKALQVQKNIKAFKAKLAEQWETLPKQFLTSAEKNRGGKEVVEYIKSLLL; encoded by the coding sequence TTGATACAAACGGCAAAATTTATCGGCTCTTTTCCCAAATCAGATGATTGTCCGGATACGGACTATCCTGAATTTGCTTTCATCGGCAGAAGTAATGTAGGTAAATCTTCCCTGATAAATTTGCTCACCAATCGCAGAGAACTGGCAAAGGTGTCACAGACACCCGGAAAGACGCAGGCTATCAATCTCTTTTTGATTGATGAAAGCTGGCAGCTGGTGGATTTACCCGGTTATGGATATGCTCGGGTGTCAAAAACAACCCGAGAGGTGTTCAGCAAGATGATTAAATATTATCTGCAGAACCGCCGTCAGCTGATAAACGTTTTTGTGCTGGTGGATGCCAGCATTTCTCCGCAAAAAATAGATTTGGATTTTATTAACTGGTTAGGCGAACAGGGTATACCCTTTTCTGTTGTTTTTACGAAATCGGATAAGGAGAAAGCGTTGCAGGTGCAAAAGAATATCAAGGCATTTAAAGCGAAACTTGCTGAACAATGGGAAACACTGCCGAAGCAATTTTTGACCTCTGCAGAAAAAAACAGGGGAGGCAAAGAGGTCGTTGAATATATTAAATCGTTGTTGTTGTAG
- the cysQ gene encoding 3'(2'),5'-bisphosphate nucleotidase CysQ: MIQSVISIALQAGDAILDIYKDDFSVELKSDNSPLTIADKNANDIIVNGLSALDVTIPIISEENKLIDYAVRKNWIRCWIVDPLDGTKEFIKKNGEFTVNIALVENGEPILGVVHVPAQNITYFAEKDKGSFKIENGVTAPLKIRTLAEGGVLKIVGSRSHQTPELLEYVDQQKLKFTNVDFVAAGSSLKFCLLAEGKADVYPRLGPTMEWDTCAGQIVATEAGAEVLRFDNHQPLLYNRENLLNPYFIVKHPAL, translated from the coding sequence ATGATTCAATCTGTTATTTCTATTGCCCTTCAGGCCGGTGATGCCATACTGGATATTTATAAGGATGATTTTTCTGTCGAACTGAAAAGCGACAATTCACCGTTAACAATTGCCGACAAAAATGCGAATGATATTATTGTAAACGGCTTGTCGGCCTTAGATGTCACTATTCCGATTATTTCAGAAGAAAATAAACTGATTGATTATGCTGTCCGCAAAAACTGGATAAGATGCTGGATAGTAGATCCGTTGGATGGAACAAAGGAATTTATCAAAAAGAACGGAGAGTTTACCGTTAATATCGCATTGGTGGAAAATGGTGAGCCGATACTGGGCGTGGTGCATGTTCCGGCTCAGAATATCACTTACTTTGCAGAAAAAGATAAGGGCAGTTTCAAAATAGAAAATGGGGTAACTGCCCCCTTGAAAATACGAACCTTGGCGGAAGGCGGTGTGCTTAAAATAGTGGGCAGTCGTTCTCATCAAACACCGGAATTACTGGAGTATGTTGACCAACAGAAATTAAAATTTACGAATGTAGATTTTGTGGCAGCCGGGAGTTCGCTTAAGTTTTGTTTGCTGGCGGAAGGAAAAGCGGATGTCTACCCGCGCCTGGGACCAACGATGGAATGGGATACCTGCGCCGGGCAAATCGTAGCGACCGAAGCAGGTGCAGAGGTTTTAAGGTTTGATAACCATCAACCGCTGCTATATAATCGTGAAAATTTATTGAATCCGTATTTTATAGTAAAGCATCCTGCTTTATAA
- a CDS encoding PorT family protein, giving the protein MYTTDLWHKHHIHCRKIILLLLLCIPALVFGQRNAMENDLKFSRRRYHFGIHLGGGFSDFMVKHNEAFALSDSILSVKSRFGMGFEIGALGSFHINKYVEFRTLPSFVFSNKNITYDFADGTTKQKTIPQIFFEIPFEMKFKTEPLKDIKLYLVAGLKYAYDLGGNFKSRRDPDMPKQSAHDFGVNYGVGMEIHFPLFILSPEFKVFNSVLNIHKQNNDLVYSKYMRGLYNRSFTFSLNFEG; this is encoded by the coding sequence ATGTACACCACTGACCTTTGGCATAAGCACCATATACATTGCAGAAAAATAATACTGTTGTTATTATTGTGCATCCCTGCGTTGGTGTTCGGCCAGCGCAATGCGATGGAAAACGATTTGAAATTTTCCAGAAGACGCTACCACTTCGGCATTCATCTTGGCGGAGGATTTTCAGATTTCATGGTCAAGCACAACGAAGCGTTTGCCCTCAGCGACAGCATCCTTTCCGTCAAATCAAGATTCGGAATGGGCTTTGAAATCGGTGCACTGGGCAGTTTTCACATCAATAAGTATGTCGAATTCAGGACACTGCCGAGTTTTGTGTTTTCCAATAAAAACATCACCTACGATTTTGCCGACGGCACCACCAAACAAAAGACCATTCCGCAAATTTTCTTTGAAATTCCTTTTGAAATGAAATTCAAGACTGAACCGCTTAAAGATATCAAACTGTATCTGGTAGCCGGTTTAAAATATGCATACGACCTAGGAGGTAATTTCAAATCCAGGAGAGACCCGGATATGCCCAAACAGTCTGCACATGATTTCGGCGTAAATTATGGCGTAGGGATGGAAATTCATTTCCCCCTATTCATTTTATCGCCTGAATTTAAAGTATTCAATTCTGTGCTGAATATACACAAACAAAACAACGACCTGGTCTATTCCAAATACATGAGAGGGTTGTACAACCGTTCCTTTACATTTTCACTGAATTTTGAAGGGTAA
- a CDS encoding nucleotide sugar dehydrogenase has product MSHEQQYLDLFTRKEKIIGVLGLGYVELPIALELAKKFKVIGFDINEKRVEMMSNHMDPSNELPASAFEGCDIVFTADNDVLKKATFFIVAVPTPVDEHNVPDLKPLTGASRTIGKVIKKGDYVVFESTVYPGCTEEDCVPVIEELSGLKYKEDFKVGYSPERINPGDTLHTLTKITKIVSGCDGESLENIAAVYGSIIEPGVYKAASIKVAEAAKVIENTQRDLNIALMNELSQIFNLMDINTYDVLEAAGTKWNFLKFQPGLVGGHCIGVDPYYLTYKSNELGYKPQIILSGRNINDGMPNYIAKKVVQFLLGKGKNPSQCRALIMGATFKENVTDIRNSKVFNLYNELKEFHMDVEMVDVMADAWEVHEEYGVELKKDTSGKYDVIIVAVSHDAYKQLDENYFSNLANKDAILVDIKNMYTSKISNLQHWTL; this is encoded by the coding sequence ATGTCACACGAACAGCAATATTTAGATTTATTTACCCGAAAAGAGAAGATAATAGGCGTATTGGGCCTGGGGTATGTCGAGTTGCCCATTGCCCTCGAATTAGCTAAAAAATTCAAAGTCATTGGCTTTGATATCAATGAAAAAAGGGTGGAAATGATGTCCAATCATATGGATCCCAGCAACGAACTGCCTGCTTCTGCCTTTGAAGGTTGTGATATTGTTTTTACCGCCGATAATGATGTTCTGAAAAAAGCAACTTTCTTCATCGTAGCGGTTCCAACGCCGGTGGATGAACATAATGTGCCGGATTTAAAGCCGTTGACCGGTGCTTCCAGAACGATCGGAAAAGTTATCAAGAAAGGAGATTATGTGGTCTTTGAGTCAACGGTATACCCCGGCTGTACGGAAGAAGATTGTGTCCCTGTTATTGAAGAGCTTTCCGGATTAAAATATAAAGAAGATTTCAAAGTGGGCTATTCCCCCGAGCGAATCAATCCGGGTGATACACTGCATACTTTAACAAAGATCACCAAGATCGTTTCCGGTTGTGATGGAGAATCGCTGGAAAATATTGCGGCGGTTTATGGTTCCATTATCGAGCCGGGTGTCTATAAAGCAGCTTCCATCAAAGTGGCGGAGGCTGCTAAAGTGATTGAAAATACACAAAGGGATTTGAATATCGCCCTGATGAATGAGCTCTCCCAGATTTTCAATTTAATGGATATCAATACCTACGACGTATTGGAAGCGGCAGGAACTAAATGGAATTTCCTGAAGTTTCAGCCTGGTTTGGTGGGCGGACATTGCATAGGAGTGGACCCATATTATTTAACTTATAAATCCAACGAACTGGGATATAAACCTCAAATCATCCTTAGCGGCAGAAACATCAATGATGGTATGCCGAATTATATAGCGAAGAAAGTGGTGCAGTTTTTGCTGGGAAAAGGAAAAAACCCATCTCAGTGCAGAGCCTTGATCATGGGGGCTACTTTTAAGGAGAATGTGACGGATATCCGAAATTCCAAGGTGTTTAATCTCTACAATGAATTGAAGGAATTCCATATGGATGTTGAAATGGTAGATGTGATGGCCGATGCCTGGGAAGTGCATGAAGAATATGGCGTTGAACTGAAAAAAGACACATCAGGGAAATACGATGTCATCATAGTGGCCGTTTCTCATGATGCTTATAAACAACTGGATGAAAATTATTTTAGTAACTTAGCAAATAAAGATGCTATTTTAGTCGATATAAAGAATATGTACACATCAAAAATATCCAATTTACAGCATTGGACATTATAA
- the rfbC gene encoding dTDP-4-dehydrorhamnose 3,5-epimerase, which produces MKVLPTPLPDLFIIEPAVFADNRGFFYESYNAKKMQEAGLNYDFIQDNHSKSSYGVLRGLHYQNNPAAQTKLVRVTQGKVLDVVVDIRRGSPTFLQHFALELSAENKLQLLIPKGFAHGFAVLSETCEFLYKCDNYYDKASEGGIAYNDPALNIDWMIPQQDIILSEKDMQNPFAETASFNFTYSV; this is translated from the coding sequence ATGAAAGTATTACCCACCCCCTTACCTGATTTATTTATTATTGAACCTGCTGTTTTTGCTGATAACAGAGGTTTCTTTTATGAAAGCTATAATGCAAAAAAAATGCAGGAAGCCGGACTGAACTATGACTTTATCCAGGATAATCATTCCAAGTCATCCTATGGTGTTTTAAGAGGGTTGCACTATCAGAATAATCCTGCAGCTCAAACAAAATTAGTGCGGGTAACACAAGGGAAAGTGCTGGATGTGGTGGTGGATATCCGAAGAGGTTCACCTACATTTTTACAACACTTCGCCCTGGAATTGTCAGCGGAGAATAAATTGCAACTGCTGATTCCAAAAGGGTTTGCCCATGGATTTGCAGTACTGTCCGAAACATGTGAGTTCTTATATAAATGCGATAATTATTACGATAAGGCCTCCGAAGGAGGTATTGCATACAACGATCCGGCCTTGAATATTGACTGGATGATTCCGCAACAGGATATTATCCTGAGTGAGAAAGACATGCAAAACCCGTTTGCTGAAACTGCCAGTTTTAATTTTACTTATTCTGTCTGA
- a CDS encoding type B 50S ribosomal protein L31, with the protein MKPDIHPKEYRLVVFKDFSCDHLFLAKSCATSRETIKWEDGNDYPLVKLEVSNVSHPYYTGKVKLLDTAGRIDKFNKKYAKK; encoded by the coding sequence ATGAAACCAGATATCCATCCGAAAGAATACAGATTAGTCGTTTTTAAAGACTTTTCCTGTGACCATTTGTTTTTAGCTAAATCTTGCGCAACATCCCGCGAAACCATCAAATGGGAAGACGGCAATGATTATCCTTTGGTGAAATTAGAGGTATCTAATGTATCTCACCCTTACTATACCGGAAAAGTTAAATTATTGGATACTGCAGGACGTATCGATAAATTCAACAAAAAATACGCTAAGAAATAA
- a CDS encoding SLBB domain-containing protein → MKMIKKIVILSGLLFCFSIGNAQLIIPFIPPANPEPSIKDIFKKIEDTLQIKQGEIKVEETKKSQDIAKGFNPRSKDADEQAGSLGNATNANEVKGNINTPDKLLKEAQKASETVEKITATATRELRARLDTVDIYGFTYFRQKDVKIFNNAVDIKPPSNYILGVGDQIVVSIWGYADYNRLFYIDKDGYIQQENIGRVYLKGLTLLQAKELLKTRFANAYMIDKSDFDVSINYSRVITINVVGDVENPGSYTFPAINTAYNILAYVGGPSKSGSVRDIQIKRDGKIIRKFDLYKFLFTPEKQDDIFLDNNDYIYVPAQKNIVKVEGAVNREGKYEMLPGETFEDLLKFCGNYKPDAFTKVVQIRRFEENKQILIDYNLDSIRIVGGKIELKNGDVIGVRSIPEKIKNYNEILGSVLLPGRYQWQEGDRVWDLITKAQGLKEDAYLEEAYLIRTNFDDFRKHSFKIDLNRVIEDKTSEDNMLLTFRDVLEIVIIYRVNDDLTEKLISFKIDTTDNYLSMDTFKLKKRDKIYVLKDLRRIDRYYVEVNGMVRKTDTFPYMESMTLADALILAQGFKMEAASNRIEIARIANYDKAISQSVPTQVTILNYSISKNIGKDPVANSIKLQPYDQIYVRPTPEFEYQMKVTIKGEVLYPGDYVLTTKDERLSSVIERAGGLTRFAYADGARLYRTEDGIGDILTDVSKAIKYKTSKFNYVLKKGDVIDVPAIKDLVALKGQFNYPTEKKPEHLYVPFTEGKDAKYYIYKYGAGFSDSAYRLKTYVIRPNGQILGTRRSMFGKNYPKVEKGSTIVIPSKEAKIKKDRTRVSSGEAGQKLQKILTATISAISSVLTLYLLFLTVRNTNK, encoded by the coding sequence ATGAAAATGATAAAAAAGATAGTGATTTTAAGTGGATTGCTTTTTTGCTTTTCGATAGGCAATGCACAGCTGATCATACCGTTTATCCCGCCAGCCAATCCTGAGCCGTCTATAAAGGATATTTTCAAGAAGATTGAAGATACCCTTCAGATAAAACAAGGGGAAATCAAGGTGGAGGAAACAAAAAAATCGCAGGATATTGCAAAAGGGTTTAATCCAAGATCGAAAGATGCGGATGAACAGGCCGGATCATTGGGTAATGCAACCAATGCCAATGAGGTAAAAGGTAATATCAATACGCCGGATAAATTATTAAAGGAAGCCCAAAAGGCTTCCGAAACGGTGGAGAAGATTACGGCAACAGCGACAAGGGAATTAAGAGCCAGGTTAGATACGGTGGATATTTACGGGTTTACCTATTTCCGCCAAAAAGATGTGAAGATATTTAATAATGCCGTGGATATTAAACCACCCTCCAATTATATACTGGGTGTCGGTGACCAGATCGTTGTTTCCATTTGGGGTTATGCGGACTATAACCGCCTATTTTATATTGATAAGGACGGGTATATCCAACAGGAAAATATCGGACGTGTTTACTTAAAAGGTTTGACGTTACTACAGGCTAAAGAATTATTAAAGACCCGTTTTGCAAATGCCTATATGATTGATAAATCAGATTTTGATGTATCCATCAACTATTCACGCGTTATAACCATCAATGTTGTCGGTGATGTAGAAAACCCGGGTTCGTATACCTTTCCCGCCATCAATACGGCTTACAACATTCTGGCTTATGTAGGCGGCCCTTCGAAATCAGGCTCCGTCAGAGATATACAAATCAAACGCGACGGAAAAATTATCCGGAAATTCGACTTGTACAAATTCTTGTTTACACCCGAAAAGCAAGATGATATCTTCCTGGACAACAACGACTATATATACGTGCCGGCACAAAAGAATATTGTGAAGGTGGAAGGTGCCGTAAACCGCGAAGGGAAATATGAAATGCTGCCCGGAGAAACATTCGAAGACCTCCTGAAGTTTTGCGGGAATTACAAACCGGATGCATTTACAAAAGTGGTTCAGATAAGGCGTTTCGAAGAAAACAAACAAATTCTGATAGATTATAATCTTGACAGTATCCGAATTGTGGGCGGCAAGATTGAATTAAAGAATGGAGATGTCATCGGCGTTCGTTCTATTCCAGAAAAGATTAAGAACTACAATGAGATTTTAGGGTCTGTATTGCTGCCGGGAAGATATCAATGGCAGGAAGGCGACAGGGTTTGGGATTTAATTACAAAAGCACAAGGATTAAAAGAAGATGCCTATTTGGAGGAAGCTTACTTGATCAGAACGAATTTTGATGATTTCAGAAAGCACTCCTTCAAAATTGATTTAAACAGAGTGATCGAAGATAAAACTTCTGAAGACAACATGTTGCTGACATTCAGGGATGTATTGGAGATAGTCATCATCTATCGGGTCAATGATGACTTAACGGAAAAACTGATATCCTTTAAGATAGATACCACAGATAATTACCTGTCGATGGATACGTTTAAACTCAAGAAACGGGACAAGATTTATGTACTGAAAGATTTAAGAAGAATTGACAGATATTATGTGGAAGTCAACGGAATGGTGCGCAAAACGGACACATTCCCATACATGGAAAGTATGACACTGGCAGATGCGTTGATTCTGGCACAAGGCTTTAAAATGGAAGCGGCATCAAACAGAATTGAGATTGCACGGATAGCAAACTACGATAAGGCCATTTCCCAGTCGGTACCTACTCAGGTGACCATACTCAATTACAGTATCAGTAAAAATATCGGAAAAGACCCGGTTGCAAATTCCATCAAACTGCAACCTTATGACCAGATTTACGTTCGGCCAACTCCGGAGTTTGAATATCAGATGAAGGTAACGATTAAAGGAGAGGTGCTTTACCCCGGTGATTACGTGCTGACAACAAAAGACGAACGATTGTCTTCTGTCATTGAACGTGCAGGTGGTCTCACACGCTTTGCTTATGCAGACGGCGCCCGGTTGTATCGGACAGAAGACGGGATAGGCGATATCCTGACGGATGTTTCAAAGGCTATCAAATACAAAACATCCAAGTTTAACTATGTGCTTAAGAAGGGGGATGTAATAGATGTGCCCGCAATCAAGGACTTAGTGGCTTTAAAAGGACAATTTAATTACCCTACGGAGAAAAAACCGGAACACTTGTATGTGCCCTTTACGGAAGGAAAAGACGCCAAATATTATATCTATAAATATGGCGCTGGCTTTAGTGATAGCGCATACAGATTGAAAACCTATGTTATCCGTCCAAACGGACAAATACTGGGAACGCGCCGTTCCATGTTTGGAAAAAATTACCCTAAGGTAGAAAAAGGATCTACGATAGTGATACCTTCCAAGGAGGCTAAAATTAAAAAGGATAGGACAAGGGTATCTAGCGGAGAAGCGGGACAAAAGCTTCAGAAGATTTTAACGGCTACCATTTCAGCCATATCTTCTGTCCTGACGCTTTATTTACTTTTCTTAACTGTGAGAAATACCAATAAATAG